A single window of Candidatus Methanoperedens sp. DNA harbors:
- a CDS encoding phenylalanine--tRNA ligase subunit alpha produces MTLTINLTNNEKRVLLSLSKKDRFSPEDLAAASGLSIEASMQSAFMLAEKSLCEIKETVTTTYNLTKEGEQYAQISLPERQVMNSLKEPLSLSELKKKFPPQMVGIALGWLRKKNWVKIEGDRIIPVAKAEVGEDENILTKLKKGPLSDIGEAVKDLIKRNLVEKTEKKSRIIIITPAGKALVAKGLAIEEEIVQLTPTIIAGGSWKNARIRPYDIHTPIKPIYGAKIHPYQRLINEMRQIFLEMGFTEIKGDIVQSSFWNFDALFQPQEHPAREMQDTFHLATECDLPEEYIEPVKEMHEKGGSISRGWGGKWSEDVARKQVLRTHTTAVTIKYLADHPDSAVKAFCIDRAYRREAIDPTHTPEFEQLEGVVMDKGVSFKNLLGCLTEFYHRMGFDEVRFRPGYFPYTEPSVEPEVYIESRGKWVELGGAGVFRKEVTLPLGIKQPVLAWGLGVSRVAMLRLGLKDLRELYQSDIDWLRKSTVTSYS; encoded by the coding sequence ATGACCCTCACAATCAATCTCACAAATAATGAAAAGCGTGTTTTACTGTCACTATCCAAAAAAGACAGATTTTCACCTGAAGACCTTGCTGCCGCCTCGGGATTAAGCATTGAAGCTTCCATGCAATCAGCATTCATGCTTGCTGAAAAAAGTCTTTGCGAGATAAAAGAAACGGTCACGACAACATACAACCTTACAAAAGAAGGGGAACAGTATGCACAAATTTCACTTCCTGAGCGCCAGGTCATGAATTCACTAAAGGAGCCGCTTTCGCTTTCCGAATTAAAAAAGAAATTCCCGCCGCAGATGGTCGGGATCGCCCTTGGCTGGCTACGGAAGAAAAACTGGGTAAAAATTGAAGGCGACAGGATCATTCCTGTAGCGAAAGCCGAAGTGGGCGAAGATGAAAATATCCTCACAAAGCTAAAAAAAGGCCCGCTTTCAGACATCGGGGAGGCGGTGAAGGACCTGATCAAACGTAATCTTGTTGAAAAAACAGAGAAAAAAAGCAGGATCATAATAATCACTCCAGCCGGAAAAGCTCTTGTAGCAAAAGGTCTGGCCATCGAAGAGGAAATTGTACAGCTTACACCCACAATAATCGCAGGCGGTTCATGGAAGAATGCCAGAATCCGTCCTTATGATATTCATACCCCGATAAAACCGATATACGGCGCAAAAATCCATCCATACCAGCGCCTTATAAACGAGATGCGCCAGATTTTCCTTGAGATGGGATTTACAGAAATAAAAGGGGACATTGTCCAGAGCTCATTCTGGAATTTCGATGCACTCTTCCAGCCCCAAGAGCATCCTGCGCGGGAGATGCAGGATACATTCCATCTTGCTACCGAATGCGACCTTCCCGAAGAATATATTGAACCAGTTAAGGAAATGCATGAAAAAGGCGGCAGCATATCACGCGGATGGGGGGGCAAATGGAGCGAAGATGTTGCAAGAAAACAGGTGCTTCGCACTCACACAACAGCAGTCACTATAAAATATCTTGCAGACCATCCTGACTCTGCTGTAAAAGCTTTCTGTATAGACAGGGCATACAGGCGGGAGGCCATTGACCCTACGCATACGCCTGAATTTGAGCAGCTTGAGGGTGTTGTCATGGATAAAGGAGTGAGCTTCAAGAACCTCCTTGGCTGCCTGACAGAGTTCTATCACAGGATGGGCTTTGACGAAGTCCGTTTCAGGCCCGGATATTTCCCATACACAGAACCAAGCGTTGAGCCTGAAGTATATATCGAAAGCAGGGGAAAGTGGGTGGAACTCGGAGGCGCAGGAGTATTCAGGAAAGAGGTCACGCTGCCGCTTGGTATCAAACAACCCGTGCTTGCATGGGGCCTTGGTGTGAGTCGCGTTGCGATGCTGCGCCTGGGATTGAAGGATCTAAGGGAGTTGTACCAGAGCGATATCGACTGGCTGCGGAAGAGTACGGTTACTTCATACTCTTAA
- a CDS encoding TIGR00297 family protein, translating into MMPTKEYEKQINYILLGLLVLFFPFFNENIFLLALLFFIAAIILSFVPANSSFFRFFARESDLKAGKLINMIQLFLTTGILLAISLLIGVDTAGVNKFPLFIIGAAFVITTFGDGVADIIHVIDKEKKQIVNNKQIRIKIYSAKSSIIFLISGSIFALFIGGWISGFTLYVPVGMLIFLSVIGALTGALLESMTKDEDNIIIPFGSAMVMWLFYMFGYNVDASYLMKVLVFSFFLGYLSYRAHVADVSAMLSATLLGVVIIISSGVNWFFMLLAFFLLGSVFTRYKYNFKLARGIAEGKGGIRGYKNVFSNSLAGLTLAIAYGIFPWHGQVLLAAYLGSVATACGDTLASEIGETYIGEPRMITTFKKVKPGTDGAVSILGETAAFLGSLAIALLAFILVSIDLSLVIIVTAGGFIGTNIDSLLGATLQQKGYLTNNGVNLVATISGAIVSGLLYSGLS; encoded by the coding sequence ATGATGCCAACAAAGGAATATGAGAAACAAATCAATTATATTCTTCTTGGATTGCTGGTTCTGTTTTTTCCGTTTTTCAATGAAAATATTTTCCTGTTAGCCCTTTTGTTTTTTATTGCAGCGATCATTCTTTCATTTGTCCCTGCCAACTCATCATTTTTCCGGTTCTTTGCAAGAGAATCAGACTTAAAAGCGGGGAAGCTTATCAATATGATACAGCTATTCCTGACGACGGGAATTCTCCTGGCGATCAGCCTTTTGATCGGGGTAGACACTGCAGGAGTAAATAAATTCCCATTATTTATTATCGGGGCTGCTTTTGTTATTACAACATTTGGTGACGGCGTTGCGGATATCATACATGTTATTGACAAAGAAAAAAAACAAATCGTGAATAATAAGCAAATCAGGATTAAAATTTATTCTGCAAAATCAAGTATCATTTTCCTGATTTCAGGGAGTATATTTGCTTTATTTATAGGAGGATGGATATCCGGTTTCACTTTATATGTTCCGGTCGGAATGCTGATATTTCTTTCTGTAATCGGAGCTCTTACCGGCGCCCTTCTTGAATCCATGACAAAGGATGAAGATAATATTATAATCCCTTTTGGCTCAGCCATGGTAATGTGGCTTTTTTATATGTTCGGATATAATGTAGATGCTTCTTATCTTATGAAGGTGCTTGTATTTTCGTTCTTTCTCGGTTATCTTTCCTACAGGGCGCATGTTGCTGACGTGTCTGCCATGCTTTCTGCAACACTGCTTGGGGTAGTGATAATAATATCAAGCGGTGTTAACTGGTTTTTTATGCTTCTTGCTTTTTTCCTGCTTGGCAGCGTGTTTACCCGCTATAAATATAATTTTAAATTGGCCAGGGGAATTGCTGAAGGAAAAGGAGGAATCAGAGGATATAAGAATGTGTTTTCCAACTCACTGGCAGGTCTTACGCTTGCCATAGCGTATGGGATCTTTCCCTGGCATGGGCAGGTTTTGCTGGCAGCCTATCTGGGGTCAGTGGCAACAGCATGCGGTGATACCCTGGCAAGTGAGATAGGTGAAACCTATATAGGAGAGCCAAGGATGATCACAACATTCAAAAAAGTAAAGCCTGGAACTGATGGTGCTGTCTCGATCCTGGGTGAGACGGCGGCATTTTTAGGATCATTAGCAATCGCCCTTCTGGCTTTTATTCTGGTATCAATAGACCTTTCCCTTGTAATTATCGTGACAGCAGGAGGATTTATAGGTACGAACATTGATAGCCTGCTTGGCGCAACGCTTCAGCAAAAAGGTTATCTTACAAACAATGGGGTAAATCTTGTTGCAACTATTTCGGGAGCGATTGTTTCAGGTCTGCTTTATTCTGGGCTGTCATAA
- a CDS encoding DUF1638 domain-containing protein yields MPVLSIIACDMLEDELAYVLSEDSELTQLILVDNDKHFGLQRKLKSRGCLPALIALDRVPEILKGEQNQLLQTIIKPFCSFRFIERIRRKLENRNKTKVTVVTNMLKMGLHMDIELLKAEVYRNIREMSCFSDRILIFYGTCGHSLINIEKDFENLGCQLYFLKDNKGEIVEDCISAALGGNDAYARAMVNSEGEGTFYLTPMWASGQMEIPKEMISEVSGLGKMYMKRYRRAAKINTGLPYEPEFDENIRDFARSFNLKIIEVQGSIKIAEQSYQNAKKFP; encoded by the coding sequence ATGCCGGTACTTAGCATAATTGCATGCGATATGCTTGAAGATGAGCTCGCATACGTACTTTCGGAGGATAGCGAGCTTACTCAGTTGATACTGGTAGACAACGATAAACATTTTGGGCTTCAAAGGAAATTAAAATCCCGGGGATGCCTTCCCGCGCTTATCGCACTTGATAGGGTTCCGGAAATACTGAAAGGCGAACAAAACCAGCTCCTTCAGACAATCATAAAACCCTTCTGTAGCTTTCGCTTCATTGAAAGAATCCGCCGCAAACTGGAAAACAGGAATAAAACGAAAGTGACAGTAGTTACCAATATGCTTAAGATGGGATTGCATATGGATATTGAATTATTAAAAGCGGAAGTGTACAGGAATATCAGGGAAATGTCCTGTTTTTCAGACAGGATTCTTATTTTTTATGGCACATGCGGACATTCGCTTATAAACATTGAAAAAGATTTTGAAAATCTCGGATGCCAGCTTTATTTTCTGAAAGATAACAAAGGGGAGATCGTAGAAGACTGCATCAGCGCTGCGCTTGGTGGAAATGATGCCTATGCGAGGGCAATGGTTAACAGTGAGGGTGAAGGTACGTTTTACCTTACCCCGATGTGGGCTTCAGGACAGATGGAGATTCCGAAGGAAATGATCTCAGAGGTTTCCGGGCTTGGTAAAATGTATATGAAGAGATACAGGAGAGCTGCGAAAATCAATACCGGACTTCCGTATGAGCCGGAATTTGACGAAAATATCAGGGATTTCGCGCGGTCTTTTAATTTGAAGATTATAGAAGTTCAGGGCAGTATAAAGATAGCTGAGCAAAGTTATCAGAACGCTAAGAAGTTTCCCTGA
- a CDS encoding ATP-dependent DNA helicase: protein MVQLEWAYDKNLILRNVNDFTKEEKIELEPFICRLCYEENNEQKEVIAKKGEIRKHHFALKNHCHSPETIAHSNAKDEVYRLLNDHLEKNESFYIGVNIDSHSNSQEKEPRIQRINFLKNINNIKREKGLENGRRPDISLLNKEGKVIRAIEIVVSNPPDDFKIKDLTEAGIELIILKIEPPDWIESKLHLENEIKFIIKKNEIYNPFIPICIEQNGDGQFCIDDEEKRLLCFLRKEIKDKILDFEKCPIYLKHDYPRCSHILPSGKKCNRLLLKSEQENCGHCAQMKKGKIIKEKQIEKPIITDSGFTPANKINKPAPVENEKRIKITDLNLPAQIKQFYMDSGIQSLYPPQSAAIDAGLLEGKNIVAAIPTASGKTLLAEFVMLQSVLNETKKGKALYIVPLRALASEKYERFRSFESIKKSDGRGVSTGIATGDFDSNDEWLGNFDIIVATSEKVDSLLRNRSHWISEITVVIADEVHLIDSPDRGPTLEIVLAKLMKQKPQIIALSATIGNAREVAKWLSAGLVLSEWRPIVLKEGVFFGNAINFGDRSQREVREFHRDSAISLAADTIKEGGQCLVFESSRKNTEGMAGRVGISISELLDNDTREKLKVLAAEVHETSEVDTAKKLAMCVANGSAFHHAGLISEQRKLVEAGFRNGIIKVIAATPTLAAGLNLPARRVIIKGYRRYDMNFGQVPIPVLEYKQMAGRAGRPRLDPYGESVLVAKTYDELGELMKQYVLAGAENIWSKLGSENALRTHILSLIVTGFAKDMVELLEFMRATFYSTQQEPWSLKVVIDNIIRFLVEKKMIVQKDGLFATRLGEMVSRLYIDPLSASLMIEGMEKIDEKGIQFTEMTLLHLIASTPDMRQLYLRSNDYNWLSDFIMNHHTEFVHIPPQFKVDYEWFLSQVKTACVMLDWINEIKEEDIVKKFGIGEGDIRALSETTLWLVHSMAELGTFLKHSSAGKARELERRVEYGASLQLLDLIQIRGIGRVRARKLFDAGIRDMEMLRVQEPGKVAKIIGTKVAIKVLKQIGSTPPPEEKLEEQRKLHDFG, encoded by the coding sequence ATGGTTCAATTAGAATGGGCTTATGATAAAAATCTAATATTGAGAAATGTCAATGATTTCACAAAAGAAGAAAAAATAGAACTGGAACCATTCATTTGCAGACTTTGCTATGAAGAAAATAATGAACAAAAAGAAGTTATAGCAAAAAAAGGAGAAATAAGAAAGCATCATTTTGCTCTAAAAAACCATTGTCACTCTCCAGAAACAATAGCTCATTCAAATGCTAAAGATGAAGTTTATCGCCTTTTAAACGATCATTTGGAAAAAAATGAATCATTCTATATCGGCGTAAATATTGATTCCCATTCTAATTCACAAGAAAAGGAACCAAGAATTCAACGAATTAACTTTCTAAAAAATATAAACAATATCAAACGTGAAAAAGGTTTAGAAAATGGAAGAAGACCTGATATTAGCTTATTGAACAAAGAGGGTAAAGTTATACGGGCAATAGAAATTGTTGTCTCAAATCCACCTGATGATTTTAAAATAAAAGATTTGACAGAAGCGGGTATTGAATTAATAATACTTAAAATTGAACCGCCAGATTGGATTGAATCAAAATTGCATCTTGAAAATGAAATTAAATTCATCATTAAAAAAAACGAAATTTATAATCCTTTCATACCTATCTGCATAGAACAGAATGGCGATGGGCAATTTTGTATTGATGATGAAGAAAAGCGCCTGCTTTGCTTCTTAAGAAAAGAAATTAAGGATAAAATATTGGATTTTGAAAAATGCCCAATATATTTAAAACATGATTATCCTCGATGTTCACATATTCTGCCTTCCGGGAAAAAGTGTAATCGATTGCTTCTGAAATCAGAACAGGAAAATTGCGGTCATTGCGCACAAATGAAAAAAGGGAAAATCATAAAAGAAAAACAAATCGAAAAACCAATAATAACCGATTCCGGATTCACTCCGGCCAATAAAATTAATAAACCTGCACCTGTTGAAAATGAAAAAAGAATAAAAATTACCGATCTCAACCTGCCAGCCCAAATAAAACAATTTTACATGGATTCAGGGATCCAATCCCTCTACCCGCCACAGTCAGCAGCGATTGATGCAGGTCTCCTCGAAGGCAAAAACATCGTAGCCGCTATCCCCACAGCTTCAGGTAAAACCCTGCTTGCGGAATTTGTCATGCTGCAATCGGTATTGAATGAAACTAAAAAAGGAAAAGCCCTCTATATAGTGCCTCTTCGCGCTCTTGCAAGTGAAAAGTATGAGCGTTTCCGCAGTTTCGAGAGCATAAAGAAAAGCGACGGGCGCGGAGTTTCAACTGGCATTGCCACAGGTGATTTTGATTCCAATGATGAGTGGCTGGGTAATTTTGATATTATTGTTGCTACATCCGAAAAAGTGGATTCACTGCTTCGTAACAGGTCTCACTGGATCAGTGAAATTACAGTAGTGATCGCAGATGAGGTGCATCTTATCGACTCGCCCGACCGCGGGCCGACACTTGAGATAGTACTCGCGAAATTGATGAAACAAAAACCGCAGATAATAGCGCTTTCGGCAACTATAGGGAATGCCAGGGAAGTTGCAAAATGGCTTTCTGCCGGACTTGTTTTAAGTGAATGGCGTCCGATCGTATTAAAAGAAGGAGTCTTTTTCGGGAATGCCATTAATTTCGGGGACAGGAGCCAGCGCGAGGTCAGGGAATTCCACAGGGACAGCGCCATATCACTCGCTGCCGATACTATAAAAGAAGGGGGACAATGCCTTGTTTTTGAAAGCAGCAGGAAGAACACTGAAGGTATGGCAGGGCGAGTGGGTATATCAATATCTGAACTTCTTGATAATGATACCAGGGAAAAACTAAAAGTTCTCGCGGCAGAAGTTCATGAAACAAGTGAAGTGGATACTGCAAAAAAACTTGCGATGTGTGTTGCGAACGGCAGTGCATTCCATCATGCAGGTCTTATCTCAGAGCAGCGAAAGCTCGTCGAAGCAGGATTCCGTAATGGAATTATAAAAGTGATAGCAGCGACACCCACACTTGCAGCAGGGCTGAATCTTCCTGCGCGGCGGGTGATAATCAAAGGTTACAGGCGTTATGATATGAATTTTGGCCAGGTTCCCATACCCGTTCTTGAATACAAGCAGATGGCAGGAAGAGCAGGAAGGCCGAGGCTTGACCCTTATGGTGAATCTGTCCTTGTTGCAAAAACATATGATGAGCTTGGTGAACTCATGAAGCAATATGTTCTTGCAGGTGCTGAGAATATATGGTCGAAGCTCGGTTCTGAAAATGCATTACGCACACATATCCTTTCTTTGATCGTTACAGGATTTGCAAAAGATATGGTTGAATTGCTGGAGTTCATGCGTGCTACTTTTTATTCAACCCAGCAGGAACCGTGGAGTCTCAAAGTTGTGATTGACAATATAATACGTTTCCTTGTTGAAAAGAAGATGATCGTCCAGAAAGACGGGCTTTTTGCCACCCGCCTTGGAGAAATGGTCTCACGCCTGTATATCGATCCGCTTTCAGCTTCATTGATGATCGAAGGGATGGAAAAGATAGACGAAAAAGGCATACAATTTACAGAAATGACGCTTCTGCATCTTATTGCCTCGACACCCGATATGCGCCAGCTTTATCTGCGCTCAAATGATTACAACTGGCTAAGCGATTTTATCATGAACCACCATACCGAATTCGTACATATCCCGCCCCAGTTCAAAGTTGATTATGAATGGTTCCTCTCACAGGTAAAAACAGCATGCGTGATGCTTGACTGGATAAATGAGATAAAAGAAGAAGACATCGTGAAAAAATTCGGGATCGGAGAAGGGGATATCAGGGCGCTTTCAGAAACAACGCTCTGGCTTGTCCATTCAATGGCTGAACTTGGAACGTTCCTCAAACATTCATCAGCAGGTAAAGCAAGGGAACTTGAAAGACGGGTCGAGTATGGGGCAAGTCTGCAGCTTCTTGATCTTATCCAGATCCGGGGCATCGGGCGGGTACGCGCACGCAAATTATTCGATGCAGGGATAAGGGATATGGAGATGCTGCGGGTGCAGGAGCCAGGTAAAGTTGCAAAGATCATAGGCACAAAAGTCGCGATTAAAGTTTTGAAGCAGATAGGTTCCACTCCCCCACCGGAAGAAAAATTGGAAGAACAACGCAAACTTCATGACTTTGGGTAA
- the uppS gene encoding di-trans,poly-cis-decaprenylcistransferase, translating to MDGNRRFARTRGLAQYYGHFKGADTTEKVLDWSFDLGIKQLTVYAFSTENFDRDEAEKNRLFELIGIKFDKICTDERTHKRRMRVRVLGNIDLLPPALKSSAKHAEEITRDYNGLYLNVALAYGGRQELVDAARKMACKVKNGELSIKDINEETISNHLYPSSGSVPYVDLIIRTGGDERISNFLPWQANGNECAAYFCAPFWPEFRRIDLLRAIRTFQTREHERQKNTIMRVVKLLSYYGMVEAEDVIRISRRSISIPKEEVIKILHELALRNVVLNSMIKW from the coding sequence ATGGACGGCAACAGGAGGTTTGCAAGAACTCGCGGATTGGCACAATATTATGGCCATTTCAAGGGAGCAGATACTACGGAAAAAGTCCTTGACTGGAGTTTTGACCTCGGAATTAAGCAGCTTACTGTCTATGCTTTCTCAACAGAGAATTTCGACAGGGATGAGGCTGAGAAAAACAGGCTTTTTGAACTTATCGGGATCAAGTTCGATAAAATATGCACGGATGAGCGTACACATAAACGCCGGATGAGGGTAAGGGTCCTGGGTAATATAGACCTGCTTCCGCCAGCATTAAAATCATCTGCAAAACATGCTGAGGAAATAACACGGGATTATAATGGCTTATATCTGAATGTGGCTCTTGCTTATGGGGGGCGGCAGGAACTTGTGGATGCGGCACGAAAAATGGCCTGTAAAGTCAAAAATGGAGAACTATCTATAAAAGATATTAATGAAGAAACGATTTCCAATCATTTATATCCTTCAAGCGGTTCTGTTCCGTATGTGGATCTTATAATCAGGACAGGCGGGGATGAAAGAATTTCCAATTTCCTTCCATGGCAGGCAAATGGCAATGAATGCGCAGCATACTTTTGTGCTCCTTTCTGGCCAGAGTTTCGAAGGATCGACCTTCTCCGGGCCATTCGCACGTTCCAGACACGGGAGCATGAAAGACAGAAGAACACAATTATGCGTGTTGTAAAACTTTTAAGCTATTACGGTATGGTGGAAGCAGAAGATGTCATTCGGATATCGAGGAGATCCATATCGATACCGAAAGAAGAGGTTATAAAGATACTCCATGAACTTGCACTCCGTAATGTAGTATTAAATAGCATGATCAAGTGGTAA
- a CDS encoding undecaprenyl diphosphate synthase family protein — protein sequence MGFISKLYELNLKTKIKEMNIPDHIVLALFETDLFADADYLKLNSFACWCKETGVKIVTVYINIIEVDTHISNKICNKLSTEIPPALKNITPNINIIKRGDKEISKHKTKDMVIDISLGYSGKYELTKALKEVMLQVKKGNLSPDDINEDVIESHLLFKSEPDIVIRAGGKRLTDFLIWQSVYSELYFTDVNWLDFRKVDFLRVLRDFQKRKRRFGK from the coding sequence ATGGGATTTATCTCAAAATTATATGAATTGAATCTTAAGACAAAGATAAAAGAAATGAATATACCGGATCATATTGTTCTTGCACTGTTTGAAACTGATCTTTTTGCAGATGCAGATTACCTGAAATTAAACTCATTTGCGTGCTGGTGCAAAGAGACCGGAGTAAAAATCGTTACTGTTTATATTAATATAATCGAAGTGGACACCCACATCAGCAATAAAATCTGCAATAAACTATCAACAGAAATTCCGCCTGCACTTAAAAATATCACACCAAATATTAATATCATAAAAAGAGGAGACAAAGAAATAAGTAAACACAAAACAAAAGATATGGTTATTGATATATCACTTGGTTACAGCGGAAAATATGAACTGACAAAGGCATTGAAGGAAGTCATGTTACAGGTAAAAAAGGGGAACTTATCTCCTGATGATATAAATGAAGATGTTATCGAATCCCATTTATTGTTTAAATCTGAGCCTGATATTGTTATCCGGGCAGGAGGTAAAAGATTGACTGATTTTCTTATCTGGCAGTCTGTTTATTCTGAACTTTATTTTACAGACGTCAACTGGCTGGATTTCAGGAAGGTTGACTTCCTGAGAGTGCTGAGGGATTTCCAGAAGCGGAAAAGAAGATTCGGGAAATGA
- a CDS encoding U32 family peptidase, with protein MHKPELLAPVGSKEALIAAIGNGADAVYFGGTLFSARQFAYNFTNEELEWAIDYAHIRGVRAYVTVNTLVKDTELEKAGEYLHFLCNAGADAVIVQDIGILRLLREQLPALPVHASTQMTIHNIEGAKFLQEMGVKRIVLAREMSLDEISRIKSQSSIEIETFIHGALCFSYSGQCLLSSMIGGRSGNRGYCAQPCRKKYRIGEVEGYLLSPRDLNMSEHIGALMDAGIDSFKIEGRMKRPEYVAGVVRVYRKLIDRYPAAPADFRVTKDEKHTLLQLFNREFTTGYFFGNPAGKLMSRKYPHNRGTMLGKTVDYDARTKLVSIDIRAPLRIGDGIGIGNWETGITVRNIYIGNKIATEAATGSTVKIPLDIEVTENEVVYKTFDSKLMASLERNARKIPIKMSFKAKIGELPGLLIDDGENKVSMNGNIVNPAKTTPVSKSSIAEQLIKLGNTIFEAKEVDFELDKNIFIPISELNSIRRSAIEELTKIRARKWKKECGELKISFEQRKFEIKPRLAVNMSSVDCLEAAVDGGADVIYIGNESFAKEKYYEAIQYAHTKGVKYIISTPRIVKDLKELDILDTQSNPDIKDPVEIADGFLVANLGVLQHLRTNFANKPIVIDYPLNIFNRQALDYFLNFSQRVTLSPELTLNEIRELAQSGPAECIVHGFFPLMVSEHDLTGSLFPGGKTGDIFLKDEKGFKFPVITDTHKRTNIMNSRELCLLGYVPDIIKAGVSCLRIEAGTYDAETTGKITKEYREAIDDAVCGRQNEKRCQGEHTTGHYFRGVL; from the coding sequence ATGCACAAACCTGAATTACTGGCTCCGGTCGGCAGCAAAGAAGCGCTAATCGCAGCTATCGGGAACGGAGCTGATGCTGTGTATTTTGGCGGAACGCTTTTTAGCGCGCGGCAGTTTGCATACAATTTCACGAATGAGGAACTCGAATGGGCTATTGATTATGCACATATCCGTGGAGTCAGGGCATATGTGACCGTTAATACGCTGGTAAAGGATACGGAACTTGAAAAAGCAGGTGAATATCTGCATTTTCTTTGTAACGCGGGCGCTGATGCGGTCATAGTCCAGGATATTGGAATCCTGCGCCTGCTTCGGGAGCAGCTTCCTGCTCTTCCGGTTCATGCCAGCACCCAGATGACGATCCACAATATTGAAGGAGCGAAGTTCCTCCAGGAAATGGGCGTCAAGCGCATTGTTCTTGCGCGCGAAATGTCACTTGATGAGATTTCCCGTATCAAATCGCAATCATCGATCGAAATTGAAACCTTTATCCATGGCGCCTTGTGTTTTTCTTATTCAGGCCAGTGCTTATTGAGCAGCATGATAGGGGGGCGAAGCGGGAACCGCGGATATTGCGCCCAGCCATGCAGGAAAAAATACAGGATCGGTGAAGTCGAAGGTTATCTCCTAAGTCCCAGAGACCTTAACATGAGCGAGCATATCGGCGCATTGATGGATGCCGGTATCGATTCATTCAAGATAGAAGGACGGATGAAGCGCCCGGAATATGTTGCAGGAGTAGTTCGGGTTTATCGAAAACTTATCGACAGGTACCCTGCCGCACCCGCGGATTTCCGGGTAACAAAAGATGAAAAACACACCCTTCTTCAATTGTTCAACAGGGAATTTACAACGGGTTACTTTTTCGGGAATCCCGCAGGTAAGTTAATGAGCAGGAAATACCCGCATAATCGCGGAACGATGCTTGGAAAAACCGTTGATTATGATGCACGTACAAAATTGGTCTCAATAGACATCAGGGCACCGTTAAGGATCGGGGATGGTATAGGCATAGGGAACTGGGAAACAGGAATTACGGTCAGGAATATCTATATTGGCAACAAAATTGCCACAGAAGCCGCCACGGGTTCTACTGTAAAGATACCTCTTGATATTGAAGTTACAGAGAATGAAGTTGTCTACAAGACTTTTGATAGCAAGCTTATGGCATCACTGGAAAGGAATGCCAGGAAAATCCCGATAAAAATGTCTTTTAAAGCAAAAATCGGTGAGCTGCCCGGACTCCTGATCGATGATGGCGAAAATAAAGTTTCCATGAATGGAAATATAGTAAATCCTGCAAAAACAACACCAGTTTCCAAAAGTTCGATCGCTGAACAGCTAATAAAGCTTGGCAATACTATTTTTGAAGCAAAAGAAGTGGATTTTGAGCTTGATAAGAATATTTTCATACCCATCTCTGAATTGAACTCCATCCGAAGATCTGCGATTGAGGAGCTTACGAAAATCCGCGCCCGGAAATGGAAAAAGGAATGCGGTGAACTGAAAATATCTTTTGAACAACGAAAGTTTGAGATTAAACCTAGATTAGCAGTCAATATGAGTTCTGTTGATTGTCTTGAAGCTGCTGTTGATGGCGGCGCTGATGTTATTTACATAGGTAACGAATCTTTTGCTAAAGAGAAATACTATGAGGCAATTCAATATGCGCATACAAAAGGTGTTAAATATATCATCAGCACCCCACGAATTGTAAAAGATTTAAAAGAACTTGATATTCTTGATACCCAATCAAATCCGGATATCAAAGACCCGGTTGAAATAGCAGATGGTTTTCTTGTTGCGAATCTGGGTGTCCTGCAGCATCTTCGAACAAATTTTGCCAATAAGCCAATTGTTATCGATTATCCACTTAACATTTTTAACAGGCAGGCTTTAGATTATTTCTTGAATTTCAGCCAGAGAGTGACACTATCGCCGGAACTTACATTGAATGAAATAAGAGAGCTTGCGCAATCAGGGCCAGCGGAATGCATCGTGCATGGTTTTTTTCCGCTAATGGTATCAGAGCATGACCTCACAGGAAGTCTTTTTCCAGGAGGAAAGACAGGAGATATTTTCCTGAAAGATGAAAAAGGCTTTAAATTCCCGGTCATAACGGACACGCACAAGCGCACTAATATTATGAATTCCCGCGAGTTGTGTTTGCTTGGATATGTTCCCGATATAATAAAAGCAGGTGTTAGCTGCCTCAGGATAGAAGCAGGAACTTATGATGCAGAGACGACAGGAAAAATCACGAAAGAATACAGGGAAGCGATCGATGATGCTGTTTGCGGACGACAGAATGAAAAACGCTGTCAGGGTGAGCATACCACGGGTCATTACTTCAGGGGGGTTTTATAA